Part of the Mycolicibacterium thermoresistibile genome, GCTGGTCCGGCTGTTCGGCGGCGCCCGGCTGGACGCGGTGATGACCGGTGTGGGCGGGGCGGGGGAGGCGTCGCTGCTGCTGCCGCCGTGCCCGGCATCGACCGCCCGGTCGGTGCTGGCCGATCTGGTCGAGCGACCGGAGGCGGTGACCGGGCCGCTGTACGGGCACGGCCCGGCGGCGGCCCGGCGGCGGTGGTTCCGGGCGCTGGCGTTGCCGGTGGTGACACTGGCCGCGCTCCTGGCCGGGGCGGCGCAGGGGCTGCTGCCGGGCTGGGTGTGGGTGGCCTGGGTGGCGCTGACGGCCGGTTGTGTGGCACTGGCCGTCGACCGGGTCCGCTCGCTCGGCCACCGGGTGGTGGACGGCTGGCTGGTGGCCCGGGCCGGCAGCATCGAACGCCGCCGGGACTGTCTGGATGCGGAGGGCATCATCGGCTGGACCGTGCGGCAGACGTTCTTCCAGCGCCGGGCCGGGGTGGCGACGCTGATCGCGGCGACCGCCGCCGGCGCCAAACGCTACGAGGTGCTCGACGTGCCGGTGGAGTGGGCGTGGGCGATCGCCGGGGCGGCGACACCATGGGTGGGCGAGACCACCTGGGCGCGCCGTTGACGCGGTTCGGCTTGCGAACCGGTCATTGCGGTTTACTGTCGCACCATGGCGATCGGTGGCGTGCTGTTCGACATCGACGGGGTGCTGGTGACATCCTGGCGGCCGATACCCGGTGCCGCGGAAACGTTGCGCACGTTGGCCGATCATCAGATCGCGCGGTCCTACCTGACCAACACCACCACCCGGACCCGCGCGCAGATCGCCGAACTGCTCACCGGCGCCGGGATGCCGGTGACCGCCGACGAGGTGATCACCGCGGCGGCGCTGACCGCCGAGTACGTGCGTGAGCAGTACCCGGGGGCGCGGTGCTTCCTGGTCAACAGCGGACGCATCGCCGAGGACATGCCCGGGCTGGACCTGGTGTACTCCACCGACTTCGACGGGCCCAGAGCGCCGGAGACCCCCGACGTGGTGCTGCTCGGCGGCGCCGGGCCGGAGTTCACCCACCTGACGCTCAGCTGGGTCTACGACTGGATGTCGCAGGGCGTTCCGGTGGTCGCGATGCACCGCAGCACGGCATGGACCACCACCGACGGACTGCGGATCGACACCGGCATGTACCTGATCGGCATGGAGGAGGCCTCTGGCCGCAAGGCCACCGCGGTCGGGAAGCCGGCGCCCGAGGGCTTCCTCGCCGCCGCCCACCGGCTCGGCGTGGACCCGGAGGAGATGTACATGATCGGCGACGATCTGCACAACGACGTGCTCGCCGCTCAGGTGGTCGGGATGACGGGGGTGCTGGTGCGCACCGGGAAGTTCCGGCAGGAAACCCTCGACCGTTGGGCCGCAGACGAATTCGCGATGCAGCCCAACCACGTCATCGACTCGGTGGCCGACCTGCCCGGACTGCTCGGCCTCTAGGTCAGTTTTCGGACCGCCTCGATGCGGGCCTGCAGCTGTTCGGTGGTCGCCGCGGCCACCGGCGGGCCGCCGCAGATGCGGCGCAGCTCGTTGTGGATCCAACCGTGTGGCTTACCGGTGCGGTGGTGGGCGATCGACACCAGCGTGTTGAGCTCGCGGCGCAGCTCCCGCAGCCGACTGTGGGTGGACGCGTCGCGGGCCGGGGCCGGCGGCCCGTTGGCGGTGCGTTTGGTGAGCTGCTCCTCCTGCCGGCGCCGCAGCAGCTCACGCATCTGCTCGGCGTCCAGCAACCCGGGGATGCCGAGGTAGTCGGCCTCCTCCTCACTGCCCGCCGGGGTGGCGGTGCCGAACGAGGCCCCGTCGAAGATCAGCTGATCCAGCTCGGCCTCGGCGCCCAGCGCCTCGTAGCCGTTGTCCAGCTCGGTCTTCTCGTCCTTGGTCCGGGCGGCATCCCGGAGCAGATCGTCGTCCAGCCCGTCGGACTCCCGGTGCGGTTTGCCCAGCACATGGTTGCGCTGCGCCTCCAACTCGCTGGCCAGCAGCAGCAGGTTGGGCACCGACGGCAGGAAGATGCTGGCGGTCTCACCGGGCCGGCGGGACCGGACGAACCGGCCGATCACCTGGGCGAAGAACAACGGCGTCGACGCGCTGGTGGCGTACACCCCGACCGACAGCCGCGGCACGTCGACACCCTCCGAGACCATCCGCACCGCCACCAGCCAGCGGCTGGTTCCCGCGGAGTACTCGCTGATGCGGTCCGAGGCGCCCGGATCGTCGGAGAGCACCACGGTCGGCTGCTCACCGGTGATCTGGTGCAGCAGTTTCGCGTAGGCGCGGGCGCTGGTCTGGTCGGAGGCGATGATCATGCCGCCGGCGTCGGGCACATGCCGGCGCTTCTGCTGCAACCGCTTGTCGGCGGCCGCGATCACCGCCGGCATCCAGTCGCCGGCCGGGTTGAGCGCGGTGCGCCAGGCGCGGGCGGTCTGCTCGGCGCTCAGTGGTTCGCCCAGCCGTGCGGAGTACTCCTCACCGGCGCTGTCGCGCCAGCGCGCCTCTCCGGAATAGGCCAGGAACACCACCGGGCGGACCACGCCGTCGGCCAGCGCGTCGGCATAGCCGTAGACGTAGTCGGCGCGGGAGCGCAGGAACCCGTTCTCGTCGGGCTCGTAGGTGACGAACGGGATCGGGCTGTCGTCGCTGCGGAACGGGGTGCCGGTCAGCGCCAGCCGTCGGGTGGCGTCGCTGAACGCCTCCAGCATCGCCTCGCCCCAGCTCTTGTTGTCCCCGCCGTGGTGGATCTCGTCGAAGATCACCAGCGTCCTGCGGTTCTCGGTGCGCACCCGGTGCCGGGTGGGGTGACTGGCCACCTGGGCATAGGTGATGACGACCCCGTGGTATTCCGACGACGTCTGCGCGTCGGAGTTGCTGAACCGGGGGTCCAGCGCGATGCCGTGGCTCTCCGCCGCGGCGGCCCACTGGAACTTGAGGTGCTCTGTCGGCACCACCACGGTGACCGTGTCCACGGTGCGGTCGCTCAGCAGCTCCGCGGCGATCCGCAGGGCGAACGTCGTCTTACCCGCACCGGGGGTGGCGACCGCCAGGAAGTCGCGAGGTTTGGCGGTCAGATACTTGACCAGCGCCTTACGCTGCCAGCCCCGCAATGCCCGGGTGCTGGGCGCCGCTTCAGCCCGCACCCGAGCCCTCCTTTCTGACCGGAATGCAGTTTAGGCCAAGGCGTTCCGCGGATGCATCTCGCGTGGCGTGTCGGACGGGGTGTCGCGCACACCGCTCGGCCCACCGCTCAGAACGGGGGCGGGTCGTCTCCTGGTGGTGGTATCGGCGCGCGGGTGGTGGCGGCCCCGGAGAGTGGGCCGAGAACTTCCGCCAACTTCGCATCGGCAGCGAGGTTGGCGAGCCGGTTGGCCTCGCGTTCGGCTTTGATGCGGCCGGCTTCGTCGTCGGCGCGGGTGCGTCGGCGCCGGGGCATGCCCAGCCCACGGGCCGGGGATTCGGGCCCGTCGGGCGTGGTCGCCGGGGTCTGCGGGACCGGGGTGGCGGTGTTCCATTCCGGGAAGATCAGGTGGGCGCCCGGGACGTGGCGGTAGCGGGCTCCGTGCGGGCTGGTCCAGGTCAGGGTGCCGTCCGCGGCCTGGGCGACCTGCCAGCCGGCGAAGGTCTTCGCCAGATGGTGGGTGCGGCAGAAGCAGCCGGTGTTGCCGGCGTGGGTGGGCCCGTTCGGCCAGGGAATGCGGTGGTCGATGTCGCAGCGTTCCGCGGGGGCGTTGCAGCCAGGGAAGCAGCAGGTCATGTCCCGGGCCCGAACGAACCGGGCCAGGGTCGCCGACGGCCGGTACCGGGGTTCGATGTCGGCCGGCGGGGATTCGAGGGCGGTGATCTTGGCTCCGGTGCGTACCAGTTCGGCCAGCAGCGGTCCGGGCACGAAGGGCCCGCCCAGCACTACCGCCTTCCCGCCCGGTTTCGGCGGCGGCGGTGTGGGTGACGGTGTGGGTGGCTTTGTGGGTGGCGGTGTGGATGGCGCAGTGGTGGCGGCCGCTTTGTCCGGTCCGGGACGGCAGGGCGCCGTGTGGGGCTTGTTTCGGGTGTGTCTCGTCCGGCCCCCGGGGCGATGCGGGTTGGCGGCGGCGATCATCTCGGAGATCTGCTCGGGGGTGTAGGTGTGGGTCCAGTCGGCCTGCGGGGTGAAGATCCACGTCGGCGGCTGCTGTGCGTCGAGCCACGGGGTGCCGATGCTGGGCTGGGTCGCGGCCTCGTGGACGGCGGCTTCGATGGCATCCTGGTCGGCCAGCACGTGGATGACCACCGATGACGCCCGCGTGCGGTCGACCACCTCGGCGTCGCCGACGCGTTGGCGGCATTCGGGCCGGTTGCAGCGGCACGGCAGGTGATCGCCCCGGTTGGTCAGCACGTTCATCGCATCCGAGCGGCGTTCACCGACCGTGCGTGGGTCTTCCGGGCACACCGTCGACACCAATTCGTCGATGGTGCGGTCGAGCAGGGCTGCATCCGCCGAGTGCATGCTGCCGTAGAGGCTGGTGGTGCCGGTCCGGTCGTCGGGTTTGCCGAACTGGATGTCACGGCGCTTGGCGGTCTGATGCACCTTGCGGGTGGCGTCGGGGTCGTGAGCGGCGATCGCGGAGTCGATGGCCTGCTCCAGAGCGGCATCCGACAGGCGGCCCCAGCCGCCGCGCACCCCGGCCGCTTCGGCGGCGGCCACCAGCGCCGCGTCGACGGCGGCGGCCGCCTCGGGCGCCACCAGGTAGGTGCGCCAGCAGATCACCGAGGCGATCCGTTCGGAGATGGCGCCCGAACGCAGGAGTTCGGCAACCCCGGGGAGCCGTTGGCGCAACGCCTTGGCCAGGTGGATCTGTGCGCCGGCACGACGCGCGCTGATTCCCAGCGCGGCGCCGACCTCGGCCGCGGTGGCGGCGAACCCGTCGAACACGGCAAGGGGATCGGCGGCGGCGAGATTCCGGTCCAGCAGCTCGGCTATCGCCGCCAGCCTGGTTTCCGCCGCGGCGGCCTCGGCGCGGGCAGCAGCAGTGATCGTCGCGACCAGGGCGGCGGTGTCGGCCGCGGCGAGGTCATGTCGATCAACTGCTTCAAACATGTGTTCGATACTAATGTGCCCCACCGACAAGGCGCTGCGAAACGGGTGTCCACCGACCGCACGCGTTTCGTCCGCACGCGTGGGCGCCGATGGTACGCACCGCGTTGAGTGGTTTGCCGACCCGGTCATGCCAACCCCGGCCGTGCCGTCAGACCTGCACCGATTCGCCGGCGGCCGCAGCGACGCCCGGCGCCGCGGCCGCGTCGCGGGGACGGCCGTGTGGAGGGCCATACGCAAGGAATGCTCAAGCAGCGACAATGGCGGCGTCGGCCATAAGCGCAGCCCCCGGCGGCGACCTTGCACTCGGCATGGGCGAGTGCTAAGAATGCAGTTGGCACTCGCGAACGGCGAGTGCTAGGTCGGGACGGTGAGGCACCGGGCCGCATTGCGGAGCACACCCGAGCCGTCCGTCGCGGGCACTGCACCCGGCCGAGAGACGTGCATCCCCTAGTCGGAGGAACACTTCGCAATGGCCAAGCAAATTGCGTATGACGAAGAGGCCCGGCGCGGCCTCGAGCGGGGGCTCAACGCCCTCGCCGACGCGGTAAAGGTGACGTTGGGGCCCAAGGGTCGCAACGTCGTTCTGGAGAAGAAGTGGGGTGCTCCCACGATCACCAACGACGGCGTGTCCATCGCCAAGGAGATCGAGCTGGAGGACCCCTACGAGAAGATCGGCGCTGAGCTGGTCAAGGAAGTCGCCAAGAAGACCGACGACGTCGCCGGCGACGGCACCACCACCGCCACCGTCCTGGCTCAGGCGCTGGTGAAGGAAGGTTTGCGCAACGTCGCGGCCGGGGCCAACCCGCTCGCTCTGAAGCGCGGCATCGAAGCCGCTGTCGAGAAGGTCACCGAGACCCTGCTCAAGTCGGCCAAGGAGGTCGAGACCAAGGAGCAGATCGCCAACACCGCCGCGATCTCGGCCGGCGACCAGCAGATCGGTGAGCTGATCGCCGAGGCGATGGACAAGGTCGGCAACGAGGGTGTCATCACCGTCGAGGAGTCGCAGACCTTCGGTCTGCAGCTCGAGCTCACCGAGGGTATGCGCTTCGACAAGGGCTACATCTCGGGGTACTTCGTGACCGACGCGGAGCGGCAGGAAGCCGTTCTGGAGGATCCCTACATCCTGCTGGTCAGCTCGAAGGTCTCGACCGTCAAGGATCTGCTGCCGCTGCTGGAGAAGGTCATCCAGTCCGGCAAGCCGCTGCTGATCATCGCCGAGGACGTCGAAGGCGAGGCGCTGTCGACCCTGGTCGTCAACAAGATCCGCGGCACCTTCAAGTCGGTCGCCGTCAAGGCCCCGGGCTTCGGTGACCGCCGCAAGGCGATGCTGCAGGACATGGCGATCCTGACCGGCGGCCAGGTGATCAGCGAAGAGGTCGGCCTGTCGCTGGAGACCGCCGACATCTCGCTGCTCGGCCAGGCCCGCAAGGTCGTCGTCACCAAGGACGAGACCACCATCGTCGAGGGCGCCGGTGACCCGGACGCCATCGCCGGCCGGGTCGCCCAGATCCGCCAGGAGATCGAGAACAGCGACTCCGACTACGACCGCGAGAAGCTGCAGGAGCGGCTGGCCAAGCTGGCCGGCGGCGTCGCGGTGATCAAGGCCGGAGCCGCCACCGAGGTGGAGCTCAAGGAGCGCAAGCACCGCATCGAGGACGCGGTGCGCAACGCCAAGGCCGCCGTGGAGGAGGGCATCGTCGCCGGTGGCGGTGTGTCCCTGCTGCAGGCCGCCCCGGTGCTCGACGAGCTCAAGCTCGAGGGCGACGAGGCCACCGGTGTGAACATCGTGCGTGTCGCGCTGGAGGCCCCGCTGAAGCAGATCGCCGCCAACTCGGGCCTGGAGCCCGGTGTGGTCGCCGAGAAGGTGCGCAACCTCGAAGCCGGTAAGGGCCTCAACGCCGCGACCGGCGAGTACGAGGACCTGCTCGCCGCCGGTGTCGCCGACCCGGTGAAGGTGACCCGCTCGGCGCTGCAGAACGCGGCGTCGATCGCGGCGCTGTTCCTGACCACCGAGGCCGTCGTGGCCGACAAGCCGGAGAAGGCGGCCGCTCCCGCGGGCGACCCGACCGGCGGTATGGGTGGCATGGACTTCTGAGTCAGTCCGTCAATCGGAAAAGCCCGGCCTGTCCGCAGGCCGGGCTTTTTCGTGTCCGCACCGGAGCCGGTGCTAGAGCCGGTGCAGGGGAGCCGGACGCAACGCCGTCGTGGCCACGACGCTGATCAGCGCGGTCGCCACCAGGTAGCCGCAGGCCAGCCACGGCGCTCCGCCGGCGGCGGCGATCAGGGCGGTCAGGATCATCGGCGTCACCCCGGAGGCGAAGATCCCGGAGAGCTGATACACCGTCGACAGCCCGGTGTAGCGGATCCGGGCCGGGAACAGCGAGGCGTACAACGTGCCCTGCGCGCCGTAGAACAACGCGTGGATCACCCCGAACACCAGCAGCATGCCCAGCGTGTAGAAGACGATCTCGCCGGTGCCGAACAGCGCGAACACCGGGAACACCGCGAGCGCGTAGGCGGTGATGCCGATGGTGTAGATCCGCTTGGCGCCGAACCGATCGGTGAGCACACCCGACACCGGCAGCAGCACCGCCATCAGCAGTGCGGCGGCGGTGACGGCAACCAGCACCGGCACTTTCGCCAGCCCCAGTGTGGTGGTGGCGTAGGCGATGGCGAACACGCCCCAGGTGTTGAACGCCGCGCCCTCGCCCCAGCGGGACAGCAACCCGAGCAGCGTCGAGCGCAGCACCGGCGGACGGAACACGTCACGCAGCGGCACGGCGGCCCGGTCGCCGGTGTCGCGGACCCGCTGGAAAGCGGGAGTCTCGGTGGCGCGCAACCGGACCACGACACCGAAGACCACCAACACGATGCTGAGCAGGAACGCGATCCGCCAACCGTAGGTCAGGAACGCGTCATCGGGAAGGGCGATCTGCAGCAGCGCGAACACCCCGGTACCCAGCGCCAGCCCCAACGCCAGACCGATCTGCGGAATGCTGCCGCACAACCCCCGTCGCCGCGGCGGACCGTGTTCGACCGCGAGCAGCACCGCTCCGGCCCACTCCCCGCCGAGCGCGAAGCCCTGCACAATTCTCAACAGCAGCAACAGGATCGGGGCGAGCGCGCCGATCTGGGCGGCAGTGGGCAGCACCCCCATCAGCGCGGTCGCGCCGCCCATCAGCACCATGGTCAGCGCCAGCGTCCTCTTCCGCCCGATCCGGTCCCCGACATGGCCGAACACCACGCCGCCGATCGGCCGGACCACGAAACCCACCGCGAACGTCGCGAACGACAACATGGTCCCGACGAACGTGGACTGGTCCGGGAAGAACGCGTGGTTGAAGACCAGGCCGGCGGCGGTCGCGTAGAGGAAGAAGTCGTACCACTCGATGGTGGTGCCGACGAGGCTGGCCCACAACGCCGTGCGGGCCTGCGGAGTGACCGCGGAGTCGTCGTCGTGGTGGGGCGCCACCGGTGCGTCGAGGAGAGTCACGGCATTCAGTAACGCCGAACCGGGCGGATGGGCATACGGTTGCACGCGCCGTGATTCGAACCCGCCGGCCGCTGGGATAGGCTCCGATGCCTGGGCGCGACAGGTGCCGTCGCGCGCAGCTTCGAATGTTTCAGCAGGAAGGACAGGACTCGGTGAACACCCTGCGCCGGTTGGCGTTGTTGCTGATCGCGCTGCTGCCGCTCGCGGTGGCGACGGCGTGCGGATCCTCCCCGGATTCCGACTCCGGAGCCGCCGGCAGCCCGCAACGCATCATCTCGCTGAGCCCGTCGGCCACCGAGACGCTGTGGGCCATCGGCGCCGGTGAGCAGGTGATCGCGGTCGACGGGCAGTCCAACTTTCCGCCCGAGGTGCCGACCCAGGACGATCTGTCCGGATACACCCCCAACGTCGAGGCGATCATCGGCTACGAGCCCGACCTGGTGATCACCGCCGACGCCCCCGACGAGCTGGTGTCCGGACTCGAGGCCGCCGGCATCGAACTGCTGTCCCAGCCCGCGCCGTCCACGCTGGACGAGGCCTACGCCCAGATCGAGCAGATCGGCGCCGCGACCGGACGCATCGGCGACGCCGCGGAACTGGTCGCGCAGATGCGCGAGCGGATCGCCGACGTCGTCGACAACACCCCGGCGACCGACCTGACCTACTACCACGAACTGGATCCGACGTTGTTCAGCGCCGCCGGCTCGTCGTTCATCGGGGAGGTCTACGGTCTGTTCGGCCTGCGCAACATCGCCGACGAGGTCGGCGACGGGGTGGCGGCGGACGCCTATCCGCAGCTGTCCGAGGAGTTCATCGTCACCGCGAACCCGGATCTGATCTTCCTGGCCGATGTGCAGTGCTGCGGGGTGACCGCGGCGTCGGTGGCGAACCGGGCCGGATGGGCCGAGGTGGCCGCCGTGCGGGAAGGACGCATCTACGAGCTCGACGCCGACATCGCCAGCCGCTGGGGTCCCCGGGTGGTGGACATGGTCGAGCAGATCGGCAGTGTGCTGACCGAGGTCGAGGCTGTCCCGGCGCAGAACTGACCGCCGCCGCTGGGCCACCGCCGCGGCGGTGCTCGGCGTGTTCGGCGCGGCCGCGCTCGCGATTCTGGTCGGACCCGCCGATCTGCCCGCCCGCGGGGTGCTGGGGGCGCTGCTCGACGCGCTGCCCGGTGTCGACGTCGACCACGGGCTGACCGCCGCCCAGCACGCGGTGCTGTGGCAGATCCGGTTGCCGCGGGTGGTGCTCGGGGCGCTGGTCGGCGCCACGCTGGCGGTGGCCGGGGCCGCCTATCAGGGCGTGTTCCGCAATCCGCTGGCCGACCCCTACCTGCTGGGGGTGTCCAGCGGCGCCGGGCTGGGCGCCACCGCGGTGATCGTATTCGGCGCCTCGGCAAGCGTTTTCGCGGTTCCGGCGGCCGCGTTCATCGGCGGTGTCGCGGCGGTGACGGCCACCTACCTGCTGGGACGCGGGGTGGGCGGCGGCCGCACCGAGGTGGTCATCATCCTCGCCGGGGTCGCCGTCGCCGCATTCGCCAACGCCGGGCAGACCTTCCTGCAACAGCGCTACGACGACACCATGCGACAGGTGTACAGCTGGCTGCTCGGCCGGCTCGGCACCAACGGCTGGACCGAGGTCGCGGTCGCGCTGCCCTATGTGGTGGTGACGATCGGGGTGCTGCTGTTGTTCAGCCGGATCCTCGATGTGATGGCGGTCGGGGATCTGGAGGCCGCCAGCCTCGGTGTGGATCCGCGGCGGGTGCGGCTGCTGCTGGTCGCCGTCGCCACCCTGGGCACCGCCGCGGTGGTCAGCGTCAGCGGCCTGATCGGCTTCGTCGGGATCGTGGTGCCGCACGCCGTGCGGCTGCTGGTGGGACCCGGCCACCGGCTGCTGCTGCCGCTGTCGGTGCTGTGCGGTGCGGCGTTCCTGATGCTGGCCGATGTGCTGGCCCGGTGGGCGCTGGCGCCGGCCGAGTTGCCGATCGGTGTGGTGACCGCGGCGATCGGCGCACCGTTCTTCCTGGTGGTGTTGCGGCGCAGCAGGAGAATGTCGTGACGGCCGCGGTGACGTGCACCGGGCTCACCGTGGCACGTCGCGGCGCCACCGTGCTCGAGGGCGTCGATCTCGTTGTGCGGCAGGGAGAATGGGTCAGCATCGTCGGACCCAACGGTGCCGGCAAGACCACCCTGCTGCATGTGCTGGCCGGGTTGCTGCCGGGTGGCGGCGACACCCGGCTGACCGGGAGGGTGCGGGTCGCCGGGCTCGACCCGCAGGCCCAACGGCGCCGGCAGGTCGCCGCGGCGATCGCGTTGATGCCGCAACGGCCCACCGTTCCGGACGGGGTGCGGGTCGCCGAACTGGTCATGCTCGGCCGCACCCCGCATCTACGGCCGTTCGCGATGCCGTCGGCCGCCGACCGGCAGGTGGTGCGCGAGGCCATCGTCCGGCTCGACCTGCAGCCGGTCGCCGACCGGTTGGTTACCGAATTGTCCGGCGGCGAACTGCAGCGGGTGATGCTGGCCCGCGCGCTGGCGCAACGACCGTCGGTGCTGATCCTCGACGAGCCCACCAGCGCGCTGGACGTCGGCCATCAACAGCAGGTGCTCGAACTGGTCGACACGCTGCGCCGCACCGAGCGCATCACCGTCGTCGCCGCCATGCACGACCTCACGCTGGCCGGGCAGTACGCCGAGCGGATGGTGATGCTCGCGGCCGGACGGGTGGTGGCCGACGGCACTCCGGCCGAGGTGCTGACCGTCGAGCGGATCGCGCAGGTGTATCAGGCACGGGTGGAGGTCATCGACCGCAACGGCGGCGTCGCGGTGCTGCCGGTCCGCGATCGGGGTGTCTCGTGACCGGCGGGGACCCGGGCGGCGGCATGGAGGTGGTGCTGTTGGGCACCGGCAGCGCCGACGGCTGGCCCAACCCGTTCTGCGGCTGCCGGTCGTGCCGGTGGGCGTCGGCGGTCGGTGAGATCCGCGGGCAGACCGCCGCGCTCGTCGACGGTGCCGTGCTGATCGACTGCGGACCCGAGACACCGCGCGGCGCACTGCGTTACGGACGCACCCTGGCCGGGGTGCGGCACATCCTGTGCACCCACGCAGACTTCGACCATCTCGATCCCGCCGCGCTGCTGATGCGGCACTGGGCCGGCCGTACGGAACCCCTGCAGGTCCACGGGCCGGCCGCGGTGGTGTCGCGGTGCCGCGACTGGGTGGGCCCCGACGATCCGGTGGTGTTCCACGATGTGGCTCCCGGTGACGAACTGATTCTGTCCGACACCGGCCACACGGTACGGGTGCTGGCGGCCGCGCACACCGACGCCCTCGGCGGTGCCGCCGTGCTCTACGACATCGCCCGCGCCGGAACCCGGATGCTGTGGGCCACCGATACCGGACCGCTGCCCGACCCCACCCACGCCGCGATCGCCGGCGCCCGATACGACGCGGTGTTCCTGGACCAGACCTTCGGCCCGCACACGGATCACGGCACCGATCACCACGATCTGCCGGCCTTCGCCGCCACGGTGGCCCGGATGCGCGGATCCGGTGCGGTGCACCGGGACACCGAGATCATCGCGGTGCACCTCAGTCATCACAATCCGCCCGGTGACGAGCTGGCGCAGGCCCTGGCCGCCAGCGGCGCCCGGCCGGGACGCGATGGCGAGGTCGTGCGGCTCGGCGGCTCGACCCGCCCCGTCGGGGCGACCCGCACCCTGGTGCTCGGCGGGGTGCGGTCGGGCAAGTCGGTGTACGCCGAATCGCTGCTCGCCGGTCAGCCACGGGTGACCTATGTGGCCACCGGCAGCAGCGATCCCGATGACACCGAATGGGCCGAGCGGGTGCGCCGGCACCGGGCGCGGCGCCCGGCGACCTGGCGGACTGTCGAAACAACCGAAGCCGCGGCGGAACTGCGTGCCGCGACCACGCCGGTGCTGGTGGACTGCCTGGGGACCTGGCTGACGGGCCGGATCGACCGGCACCGCGGATGGGATCGCGGGGAGCTCGACGCCGTGCACAGTGACATCGACGACGACATCGACGACCTGGTGGCGGCGTGGCGGCGGTGTGCGGTGCCGGCGGTCGCGGTGAGCAATGAGGTCGGCAGCGGAGTCGTTCCGGACACCGCCGCCGGACGGTTGTTCCGCGATCTGCTCGGCGTGCTGAACATGCGCATCGCCGCGGTCAGCGACCGGGTCGTGCTGATGGTCGCCGGTGTCCCGGTGCCGTTACCGCGCGCGGACCTCAGCTCGCCTTGAACACCACACAGTCGTGCAGGCAACCGCTCTCGGCCGCGGCGGAGCCGGGGACGGCCCGGCGGTGCAGCAGCGCCTTGGCCGGGATGATCCGCAGCCGGCCGTCGCCGCCGGGTTCGGCTGTGCCGTCGACCAGAAGGGCGTATCCGCCGGTCTCGCGGGGCGGCCAGAGCAGCGTGACATCGGGGTGCCGGTCGACGTTGGCGCTGGTGCGGCCGCCGACCTCACCGATCTCGAACACCCCGTCGACCAGGGCGGGTTCGACGGCCACCGTGTGCGGTGCGGGGCCGTCGCCCACGGTGATCAGGAAGGCCTGATCGAAATCGGCCAGCGCCTCGGCGAGCCGGGGCAGGTCCACGCCGCTCATCCCGCCACCTTCGGGGCGGGTTGACGGCCGCGCACCAGCGTGCCCGGCCGGGCGTCGGTCGGCACCCCGTTCTCGGCGATGATGTGCCCCGACACCACGGTGGCGACGTACCCGTCGGCCCGCTGATCGAGCCGGCGGCCACCGGACGGAAGGTCGTGCAGGATCACCGGTCGATGCAACCGCAGCGCCGCATGGTCGATGACATTCAGATCGGCCTTGTAGCCCACCGCGAT contains:
- a CDS encoding MFS transporter is translated as MTLLDAPVAPHHDDDSAVTPQARTALWASLVGTTIEWYDFFLYATAAGLVFNHAFFPDQSTFVGTMLSFATFAVGFVVRPIGGVVFGHVGDRIGRKRTLALTMVLMGGATALMGVLPTAAQIGALAPILLLLLRIVQGFALGGEWAGAVLLAVEHGPPRRRGLCGSIPQIGLALGLALGTGVFALLQIALPDDAFLTYGWRIAFLLSIVLVVFGVVVRLRATETPAFQRVRDTGDRAAVPLRDVFRPPVLRSTLLGLLSRWGEGAAFNTWGVFAIAYATTTLGLAKVPVLVAVTAAALLMAVLLPVSGVLTDRFGAKRIYTIGITAYALAVFPVFALFGTGEIVFYTLGMLLVFGVIHALFYGAQGTLYASLFPARIRYTGLSTVYQLSGIFASGVTPMILTALIAAAGGAPWLACGYLVATALISVVATTALRPAPLHRL
- a CDS encoding ABC transporter substrate-binding protein, with protein sequence MFQQEGQDSVNTLRRLALLLIALLPLAVATACGSSPDSDSGAAGSPQRIISLSPSATETLWAIGAGEQVIAVDGQSNFPPEVPTQDDLSGYTPNVEAIIGYEPDLVITADAPDELVSGLEAAGIELLSQPAPSTLDEAYAQIEQIGAATGRIGDAAELVAQMRERIADVVDNTPATDLTYYHELDPTLFSAAGSSFIGEVYGLFGLRNIADEVGDGVAADAYPQLSEEFIVTANPDLIFLADVQCCGVTAASVANRAGWAEVAAVREGRIYELDADIASRWGPRVVDMVEQIGSVLTEVEAVPAQN
- a CDS encoding FecCD family ABC transporter permease, with the protein product MLGVFGAAALAILVGPADLPARGVLGALLDALPGVDVDHGLTAAQHAVLWQIRLPRVVLGALVGATLAVAGAAYQGVFRNPLADPYLLGVSSGAGLGATAVIVFGASASVFAVPAAAFIGGVAAVTATYLLGRGVGGGRTEVVIILAGVAVAAFANAGQTFLQQRYDDTMRQVYSWLLGRLGTNGWTEVAVALPYVVVTIGVLLLFSRILDVMAVGDLEAASLGVDPRRVRLLLVAVATLGTAAVVSVSGLIGFVGIVVPHAVRLLVGPGHRLLLPLSVLCGAAFLMLADVLARWALAPAELPIGVVTAAIGAPFFLVVLRRSRRMS
- a CDS encoding ABC transporter ATP-binding protein, with protein sequence MTAAVTCTGLTVARRGATVLEGVDLVVRQGEWVSIVGPNGAGKTTLLHVLAGLLPGGGDTRLTGRVRVAGLDPQAQRRRQVAAAIALMPQRPTVPDGVRVAELVMLGRTPHLRPFAMPSAADRQVVREAIVRLDLQPVADRLVTELSGGELQRVMLARALAQRPSVLILDEPTSALDVGHQQQVLELVDTLRRTERITVVAAMHDLTLAGQYAERMVMLAAGRVVADGTPAEVLTVERIAQVYQARVEVIDRNGGVAVLPVRDRGVS
- the cobU gene encoding bifunctional adenosylcobinamide kinase/adenosylcobinamide-phosphate guanylyltransferase, which gives rise to MEVVLLGTGSADGWPNPFCGCRSCRWASAVGEIRGQTAALVDGAVLIDCGPETPRGALRYGRTLAGVRHILCTHADFDHLDPAALLMRHWAGRTEPLQVHGPAAVVSRCRDWVGPDDPVVFHDVAPGDELILSDTGHTVRVLAAAHTDALGGAAVLYDIARAGTRMLWATDTGPLPDPTHAAIAGARYDAVFLDQTFGPHTDHGTDHHDLPAFAATVARMRGSGAVHRDTEIIAVHLSHHNPPGDELAQALAASGARPGRDGEVVRLGGSTRPVGATRTLVLGGVRSGKSVYAESLLAGQPRVTYVATGSSDPDDTEWAERVRRHRARRPATWRTVETTEAAAELRAATTPVLVDCLGTWLTGRIDRHRGWDRGELDAVHSDIDDDIDDLVAAWRRCAVPAVAVSNEVGSGVVPDTAAGRLFRDLLGVLNMRIAAVSDRVVLMVAGVPVPLPRADLSSP